From one uncultured Paludibacter sp. genomic stretch:
- a CDS encoding hypothetical protein (Evidence 5 : Unknown function) produces the protein MKRMIPFPLTKLRNMELANFTANVIRITEQNNPEELKLSAVYNPLKDAELSIFGLQPTENGSRRTTAPYTANRKERKDCVIALKNVAKGILDINAEDKRPYIQLLYPAIKAGFTDYYRKNIVEQNEIVRQFLHQIXTNTALTEAVNMLGMQSEIASLRAIHGSITSKYESMRKVKASYVKKNSKEIRNELIVLIEDFFTNLYLAKKQHPDVDYSALENELNAEIQRVRLILLERKPEKKKTEDSTEKESA, from the coding sequence ATGAAAAGAATGATACCTTTTCCATTAACAAAGTTGCGGAATATGGAGCTTGCCAATTTTACCGCAAACGTGATTCGCATCACGGAACAAAACAATCCGGAAGAATTGAAACTTTCGGCAGTATATAACCCGTTGAAAGATGCCGAGCTGAGCATTTTTGGACTTCAACCTACAGAAAACGGCAGCAGACGCACAACTGCTCCGTACACTGCCAACCGCAAGGAGCGGAAAGATTGTGTTATAGCGTTGAAGAACGTAGCCAAAGGAATACTCGACATCAACGCCGAAGACAAACGCCCGTACATTCAACTGCTCTATCCGGCGATTAAAGCCGGTTTTACCGATTATTACCGGAAAAACATTGTGGAGCAAAACGAAATTGTGCGCCAGTTTCTGCATCAAATTGANACCAATACGGCGCTTACCGAAGCGGTGAATATGCTGGGTATGCAAAGCGAAATTGCATCGCTGCGCGCCATTCACGGAAGCATTACCTCCAAATACGAGTCGATGCGTAAAGTGAAGGCAAGTTATGTGAAGAAAAATTCAAAGGAAATAAGAAACGAACTTATTGTTTTGATTGAAGATTTCTTTACCAATCTGTATCTTGCCAAGAAGCAGCATCCCGATGTGGATTACAGTGCGTTGGAAAATGAACTTAACGCCGAAATTCAACGGGTAAGACTGATTCTGCTCGAAAGAAAACCCGAAAAAAAGAAAACGGAAGACAGCACTGAAAAAGAAAGTGCATAA
- a CDS encoding Peptidoglycan glycosyltransferase — MNWEYIQSQLLIFYEKLKVWFFQFIAWREKRIIRFHNLPKWKKTANSLLTLFGIFLFYLFIVDINFLWLFGKSPTLRAISDPPQSLSSEIISADGKTIGKYFNENRKLVKFEEISPNLVNTLISTEDVRFYKHFGIDFHGIASAVRDAITGNPRGASTITQQLVKNMYKTRSQYSTGFLGSLPGLRLLIEKTKEWTAAIKLEVFYSKNDILTMYLNTVSFGSNAYGIHTAAKTYFNTTPDKLTYEQSAVLVGLLKAITKYNPYIHQDNSLKRRNLIFHLLAKNKYITKHQADSLAKRPLILNYSVEKPNEGIAPYFRAYLTRFLESWGEANGYDIYSDGLKIYVTLDSRLQQYAEDAVQKQMKSLQQSFFAHWSGQNPWRDENGNELPNFIEDLTKRTAVYKRLKARYENNEDSIQKYLNKTKKIRVFDYNTKRYKEFEMSIMDSIRYMNHFLHCGFVAMEPDTKQIRAWVGDVDYDYWQYDKVAQSKRQPGSTFKLFVYTAGMIAGKSPCDRIEDSPFSWKYDGVTWRPKNSTGGYTYSSMTLKRAFARSVNTVAAKLAQEVGIPSVAKTAHLLGVQSNLVELPPLSLGASDVSLLEMVNSYSTVVGEGMYHLPVIITKIVDNDGYVIYEDKVKPKRVISYENAFLMTELLKGGITEPGGTSRALWNFDLMRWNTEFGGKTGTSSNYSDAWYVGVTPKLVGGAWVGAEHRSIHFRNGSLGQGSRTALPIFALFMEKVLADKNFEYYRAKFPEEPKEKILRDYKCESYYQPDTIDVRDSLDMVPIEELPIPDLKINGGTSEHPKEMDIKIEHTD, encoded by the coding sequence ATGAATTGGGAATACATTCAGTCTCAGCTACTTATTTTTTATGAAAAGCTAAAAGTATGGTTTTTTCAGTTTATTGCTTGGCGCGAGAAACGCATCATACGTTTTCATAATCTTCCGAAGTGGAAAAAAACAGCAAATTCACTCTTGACATTATTCGGAATATTCCTTTTTTATCTTTTTATTGTCGATATAAATTTTTTATGGTTATTTGGAAAATCGCCCACGCTTAGGGCTATTAGCGACCCTCCTCAATCGCTTTCTTCCGAAATTATTAGCGCCGATGGTAAAACTATCGGTAAATACTTCAATGAAAACCGTAAATTGGTAAAATTTGAAGAAATTTCACCCAACCTTGTCAATACGCTTATAAGTACCGAAGATGTGCGTTTTTATAAACATTTTGGAATTGATTTTCACGGAATTGCATCGGCAGTGAGAGATGCCATTACAGGAAATCCGCGGGGAGCAAGCACCATTACGCAACAGTTGGTAAAAAACATGTATAAAACCCGCAGTCAGTATTCCACAGGTTTTTTAGGATCATTACCGGGGCTCCGTTTACTTATCGAGAAAACCAAAGAATGGACTGCAGCTATCAAATTGGAGGTGTTTTATTCCAAAAATGATATTCTTACAATGTATTTGAATACGGTCAGTTTTGGTAGTAACGCTTATGGAATTCATACGGCAGCCAAAACCTATTTCAATACTACACCCGATAAATTGACTTACGAACAGTCTGCCGTTTTGGTTGGTTTGCTTAAAGCCATTACAAAATACAATCCGTATATTCATCAGGATAATTCACTGAAAAGAAGAAATCTGATATTTCACTTGCTGGCTAAGAATAAATATATAACCAAACATCAAGCGGATTCTTTAGCAAAACGTCCTTTAATACTGAATTACAGCGTTGAGAAACCCAACGAAGGAATTGCGCCTTATTTTCGCGCTTATTTAACCCGTTTTTTAGAATCTTGGGGCGAAGCCAACGGATACGATATTTATTCTGACGGATTAAAAATTTACGTTACGCTCGATTCCAGATTGCAGCAATACGCTGAAGATGCGGTTCAAAAACAGATGAAATCATTGCAACAGAGTTTTTTTGCGCACTGGTCGGGTCAAAATCCTTGGAGAGACGAGAATGGAAATGAACTTCCTAACTTTATAGAAGATCTGACAAAACGTACGGCGGTTTATAAACGTCTTAAAGCCAGATATGAAAATAATGAAGACTCTATTCAAAAATACCTGAATAAGACGAAAAAAATCAGGGTATTTGATTATAATACAAAAAGATATAAAGAATTTGAAATGAGTATAATGGATTCAATCCGTTATATGAACCATTTTCTCCATTGCGGATTTGTCGCTATGGAACCCGACACGAAACAGATAAGAGCTTGGGTGGGAGATGTTGATTATGATTATTGGCAATACGACAAAGTTGCTCAAAGTAAACGTCAGCCGGGTTCTACATTTAAACTTTTTGTTTATACTGCAGGAATGATTGCGGGAAAATCGCCGTGTGATAGAATTGAGGACAGTCCTTTCTCGTGGAAATACGATGGTGTTACTTGGCGTCCGAAAAACTCTACCGGAGGTTACACTTATTCCTCTATGACTTTAAAGCGCGCATTTGCACGTTCTGTAAATACCGTGGCTGCTAAATTGGCTCAGGAAGTGGGAATTCCGTCTGTAGCAAAAACAGCGCATTTATTAGGTGTCCAATCCAATTTAGTAGAATTACCTCCTTTAAGTTTGGGTGCTTCCGATGTTTCATTGCTCGAAATGGTGAATTCATATAGCACCGTAGTAGGCGAAGGTATGTATCATTTACCCGTAATCATAACAAAAATTGTGGATAATGACGGTTATGTGATATACGAAGACAAAGTAAAACCCAAACGTGTGATTTCGTATGAAAACGCTTTTCTTATGACTGAATTGCTTAAAGGCGGAATCACCGAACCGGGCGGAACTTCGCGGGCTTTGTGGAATTTCGATTTAATGCGTTGGAATACCGAATTTGGAGGAAAAACGGGAACATCTTCCAATTATTCCGACGCGTGGTATGTAGGTGTAACCCCTAAATTGGTAGGAGGAGCTTGGGTAGGAGCGGAGCATCGAAGTATTCACTTCCGTAATGGAAGTTTAGGTCAGGGAAGCCGTACAGCTTTACCAATTTTTGCCTTGTTTATGGAGAAAGTGCTGGCTGATAAAAATTTTGAGTATTACAGGGCAAAATTTCCTGAAGAACCGAAAGAGAAAATTCTTCGTGATTATAAATGCGAATCGTATTATCAGCCGGATACGATTGATGTAAGAGATTCGTTAGATATGGTGCCGATAGAAGAACTTCCCATACCTGATTTAAAAATTAACGGAGGCACAAGCGAACATCCAAAAGAAATGGATATTAAAATAGAACATACGGACTGA
- a CDS encoding putative Endoglucanase 2 (Evidence 3 : Putative function from multiple computational evidences), translated as MRKQIYLTVILFSLVIKIGYGQASKPFPQHVNYQFGFQPNSITYIETQNTYNKWKEXXLVECNNSYRVTGESQDETRVEAIGFGTILTAYFGDKKEFDGLYNFYKTKRTDNANNMMAWNVSCDGINDPGSATDGDIDVAFALIVAYNQWGGDYLKEAQAVIKVIKXNVITTCXSLLAVAPGYSKESEIGPMWGGCDLTDIQYYTPAFFRIFAEVSGDNDWNKLADDTYTILNNAAHPKTGLVPDWQSVSGIPGGNSSRIPYFRYDACRVPWRIALDYLWNGNEKAYQWCTKISDWANNIGPENIVDGYNLDGTPTGTNHNSAFVGGLAVSAMCNSQVIADGFGAEMLSSQLGDTNWFIISTRSLYLLSITGNFWKPVASNK; from the coding sequence ATGAGAAAACAAATTTATTTAACGGTAATTCTATTTTCACTGGTTATTAAAATAGGATATGGACAAGCATCTAAACCTTTCCCACAACATGTGAATTATCAATTTGGTTTTCAACCGAATTCAATCACATATATCGAGACCCAAAACACATACAACAAATGGAAGGAANTATANCTTGTTGAATGTAACAATAGTTATCGTGTAACAGGCGAAAGCCAGGATGAAACACGGGTGGAGGCAATTGGTTTTGGGACGATTTTGACCGCTTATTTCGGTGACAAAAAGGAATTTGACGGATTATATAATTTTTATAAAACAAAACGAACTGACAACGCTAATAATATGATGGCATGGAACGTAAGTTGCGATGGAATTAATGATCCGGGAAGCGCCACTGACGGAGATATTGATGTTGCCTTCGCTTTAATTGTAGCATATAATCAATGGGGCGGTGATTACTTAAAAGAAGCCCAAGCTGTAATAAAGGTTATAAAANATAATGTCATAACAACTTGCGNTAGTCTGTTGGCAGTTGCTCCGGGTTATTCAAAGGAATCGGAAATAGGACCTATGTGGGGAGGATGTGACTTAACAGATATTCAATATTATACACCGGCATTCTTTAGAATTTTTGCAGAAGTAAGTGGTGATAATGATTGGAATAAACTGGCAGATGACACATATACCATTTTAAATAATGCCGCTCATCCAAAAACCGGTTTGGTACCCGATTGGCAATCGGTAAGTGGAATTCCCGGTGGAAATTCCAGTCGTATTCCTTACTTTCGTTATGACGCATGCCGTGTTCCTTGGCGTATTGCTTTGGATTATTTATGGAATGGAAATGAAAAAGCTTATCAATGGTGCACAAAAATCAGCGACTGGGCGAATAATATAGGTCCCGAGAATATTGTGGATGGTTATAATCTTGATGGTACGCCAACTGGAACAAACCATAACAGCGCCTTTGTTGGCGGGCTCGCAGTATCGGCTATGTGTAACAGCCAGGTAATTGCAGATGGTTTCGGGGCAGAAATGCTAAGCAGTCAATTAGGCGATACGAATTGGTTTATTATCAGCACTCGCTCGCTTTATCTGTTATCCATAACAGGAAATTTTTGGAAACCTGTTGCTTCAAACAAATAA
- a CDS encoding hypothetical protein (Evidence 5 : Unknown function): MSRYAGADTILIYKFFNFFAYEKNDTFSINKVAEYGACQFYRKRDSHHGTKQSGRIETFGSI; encoded by the coding sequence GTGAGTAGATATGCGGGAGCAGACACAATATTAATTTATAAATTTTTTAATTTTTTTGCTTATGAAAAGAATGATACCTTTTCCATTAACAAAGTTGCGGAATATGGAGCTTGCCAATTTTACCGCAAACGTGATTCGCATCACGGAACAAAACAATCCGGAAGAATTGAAACTTTCGGCAGTATATAA
- a CDS encoding hypothetical protein (Evidence 5 : Unknown function), giving the protein MLYISQFVMMYKEKHPYSFVYPLFFEVYLLTIKLLGESFNCSAALLPCGSFL; this is encoded by the coding sequence ATGTTATATATATCACAATTTGTGATGATGTATAAAGAAAAACACCCTTATAGCTTTGTTTATCCCTTGTTTTTTGAAGTGTATTTATTAACTATTAAATTGTTAGGCGAATCTTTTAACTGTTCCGCAGCGCTCCTACCCTGCGGAAGTTTTTTGTAA
- a CDS encoding Beta-xylosidase (fragment), protein MKIINPILPEFNPDPSILRVGDDYYIATSTLEWFPGVQIHHSKDLIHWKLITHPLNRISQLNMAGNPNSCGIWAPCLSYNKGTFYLIYTDVKTFREEFKDVYNYLVTTFDYFEYLEEQ, encoded by the coding sequence ATGAAAATAATAAATCCAATACTTCCGGAGTTTAATCCCGATCCATCCATTCTAAGAGTGGGAGACGATTATTATATCGCAACTTCTACACTTGAATGGTTTCCGGGAGTACAAATCCATCATTCAAAAGATTTAATTCATTGGAAATTGATTACACACCCCTTAAACAGAATTTCCCAATTGAATATGGCAGGTAATCCCAATTCATGCGGTATTTGGGCGCCTTGTCTAAGTTATAATAAGGGTACTTTTTATCTGATATACACAGATGTAAAAACCTTTCGAGAAGAATTTAAAGATGTATATAATTATCTTGTAACCACTTTTGATTATTTTGAATACCTCGAAGAACAATAA
- the sudB gene encoding Sulfide dehydrogenase subunit beta, translated as MNKIVSKEYFSANVVKFEVEAPLIARSRKAGHFVIVRVGKKGERIPLTIADADVKKGTITLVVQKMGVSSSKLCALQEGEYITDLVGPLGKATHIENFGTVVCACGGVGTAPMMPIAQALKKAGNRVITVLAARTKELIILEEQMREFSDEVIVMTDDGSYGNKGLVTNGIETIVNREKVDMCVTIGPAVMMKFVSLLTKKYEIPTLASLNTIMVDGTGMCGACRVSVGGKTKFVCVDGPEFDAHQVDFDEMLMRLGGYKDIEQEEMKKMKN; from the coding sequence ATGAATAAAATTGTAAGTAAAGAGTATTTTTCAGCTAATGTGGTGAAGTTTGAAGTGGAAGCTCCGTTGATAGCCCGCTCGCGTAAAGCGGGTCATTTTGTAATCGTTCGTGTGGGAAAAAAAGGGGAACGCATTCCGCTTACAATTGCTGATGCTGATGTGAAAAAAGGAACAATAACACTCGTAGTACAAAAAATGGGAGTTTCCTCATCAAAATTATGTGCGTTGCAAGAAGGTGAATACATTACAGACCTTGTGGGACCGCTTGGGAAAGCAACTCACATCGAAAATTTCGGAACAGTTGTTTGTGCTTGTGGAGGTGTAGGAACTGCCCCGATGATGCCCATTGCACAAGCGTTGAAAAAAGCAGGAAATCGTGTTATTACTGTATTAGCAGCTCGCACCAAAGAGTTAATTATTCTTGAAGAACAAATGCGCGAATTTTCAGATGAAGTAATTGTAATGACCGATGATGGAAGTTACGGAAACAAAGGTTTGGTTACAAACGGTATAGAAACGATTGTTAACAGGGAAAAAGTAGATATGTGTGTAACTATCGGACCCGCTGTTATGATGAAATTTGTAAGTCTTCTGACCAAAAAATACGAAATTCCAACCTTAGCATCCTTGAATACGATTATGGTAGATGGTACCGGAATGTGTGGAGCTTGTCGTGTATCAGTAGGTGGAAAAACCAAATTTGTTTGTGTGGATGGACCTGAATTTGATGCTCATCAGGTGGATTTTGATGAAATGTTGATGCGTCTCGGTGGTTATAAAGACATTGAACAAGAAGAAATGAAAAAAATGAAAAATTAG
- the sudA gene encoding Sulfide dehydrogenase subunit alpha, whose protein sequence is MGAITQRNEQWRVDLRNTIKAKERTEKPRVHMPELDAEYRSHIRNEEVNLGLTPELAMAEAQRCLDCANPTCMEGCPVSIQIPDFIKEIERGNFLEAAKVLKLTSALPAVCGRVCPQERQCEAKCVHLKMKKEPVAIGHLERFAADYERESGRISVPETAPANRIKIAVVGSGPAGLSFAGDMAKLGYDVTVFEALHEIGGVLKYGIPEFRLPNEIVDVEIDNLRAMGVKFINNCIVGKTISIQELEQDGFKGIFVGSGAGLPRFMNIPGENLVGIMSSNEYLTRVNLMDAASDDSDTPVYKGKKVAVIGGGNTAMDAVRTARRLGAEKAMIVYRRSEEEMPARVEEVKHAKEEGIEFLTLHNPMEYYGDEKGRVTKMLLQVMKLGEPDASGRRSPVEVPGVTKLIEVDEVIVSVGVSPNPLISQSVPELQTTKWGTLVVNEETMQSSIPIIFAGGDIVRGGATVILAMGDGRKAAKAMDEWVKSVN, encoded by the coding sequence ATGGGAGCAATAACACAAAGAAACGAGCAGTGGCGTGTAGATTTACGAAACACGATAAAAGCAAAAGAAAGAACAGAAAAACCGCGTGTACATATGCCCGAATTGGATGCAGAGTATCGCAGTCATATTCGGAATGAAGAAGTGAATTTGGGCTTGACACCCGAATTGGCAATGGCGGAAGCACAGCGTTGTTTAGATTGTGCAAATCCAACGTGTATGGAGGGTTGTCCTGTTTCCATTCAAATACCCGATTTTATTAAGGAAATTGAAAGAGGAAATTTTTTGGAAGCGGCAAAAGTGCTGAAATTAACATCGGCGCTACCTGCTGTTTGCGGACGTGTTTGTCCTCAAGAACGTCAGTGTGAAGCTAAGTGTGTTCATCTTAAAATGAAAAAAGAACCGGTTGCCATCGGACATTTGGAACGTTTTGCAGCCGATTACGAACGCGAAAGCGGACGAATTTCTGTTCCTGAAACAGCTCCTGCCAATAGAATTAAAATTGCGGTGGTGGGTTCCGGACCCGCCGGACTTTCTTTTGCGGGAGATATGGCAAAATTAGGTTACGATGTTACTGTGTTTGAAGCGTTACACGAAATTGGCGGCGTTTTGAAATACGGAATTCCGGAATTCCGTCTTCCAAATGAAATTGTAGATGTGGAAATTGATAATTTACGTGCAATGGGTGTGAAGTTTATCAATAACTGTATTGTGGGTAAAACCATTTCAATTCAGGAATTGGAACAAGATGGATTTAAAGGAATATTTGTAGGAAGCGGCGCCGGATTACCTCGTTTTATGAACATTCCCGGTGAAAATTTGGTGGGAATTATGTCTTCCAACGAATATTTGACACGTGTAAACTTAATGGATGCCGCCAGCGATGATTCCGATACGCCTGTATATAAAGGCAAAAAAGTGGCGGTTATTGGCGGAGGAAACACCGCTATGGATGCTGTTAGAACCGCACGTCGTTTAGGAGCGGAAAAAGCGATGATTGTTTACCGTCGTTCCGAAGAAGAAATGCCTGCACGTGTGGAAGAAGTAAAACATGCCAAAGAAGAAGGTATCGAGTTTCTTACCTTACACAATCCGATGGAATATTATGGAGATGAAAAAGGTCGGGTTACCAAAATGCTGTTGCAAGTGATGAAGTTAGGAGAACCGGATGCTTCAGGAAGACGTTCTCCTGTGGAAGTTCCGGGTGTAACTAAATTGATAGAAGTGGACGAAGTGATTGTAAGTGTGGGAGTTTCGCCTAATCCGTTGATTTCACAATCTGTTCCGGAATTGCAAACCACGAAATGGGGAACGCTGGTTGTAAATGAAGAAACAATGCAATCTTCCATCCCTATTATTTTTGCCGGAGGCGATATTGTGCGTGGCGGCGCCACCGTAATTCTTGCTATGGGCGATGGACGCAAAGCCGCTAAAGCTATGGATGAATGGGTAAAATCAGTTAATTAG
- the leuB gene encoding 3-isopropylmalate dehydrogenase (Evidence 2a : Function from experimental evidences in other organisms; PubMedId : 204639, 8119295, 8875643, 9086278, 9298646; Product type e : enzyme), with product MSILKIAVLPGDGIGPEIVKQALDVTKAVCEKFGHQLEYKEGIVGACAIDAVGNPYPPETHELCMESDAVLFGAIGDPKFDNNPSAKVRPEQGLLKMRKDLGLYANIRPVSTFPQLLHKSPLRADLVDGADFMCIRELTGGMYFGRPQGRSEDGNTAYDTCVYTREEVERILHLAYKFAGQRRKKVTIVDKANVIATSRLWRQIGQEIAPLYPEIETEFMFVDNAAMRIIQWPKSFDVLVTENLFGDILTDEASVITGSLGMLPSASIGLHTSVFEPIHGSYPQAAGKNIANPLATVLSAALMFEYAFGMHEEGKIIRNAVTASMEAGIVTEDIADGAKAYSTSDVGEWIVKWIKEK from the coding sequence ATGAGTATATTAAAAATAGCAGTTCTCCCGGGCGATGGAATTGGTCCCGAAATAGTAAAACAAGCGTTAGACGTAACAAAAGCCGTGTGCGAGAAATTTGGTCATCAGTTGGAATACAAAGAAGGCATTGTAGGCGCATGTGCCATTGATGCCGTAGGAAATCCGTATCCACCTGAAACGCACGAACTTTGTATGGAATCTGATGCAGTGCTTTTTGGCGCGATTGGCGACCCTAAATTTGATAATAACCCAAGTGCAAAAGTACGTCCCGAACAAGGTTTGCTTAAAATGCGCAAAGATTTGGGTTTGTATGCCAATATCCGTCCGGTATCAACTTTTCCACAATTACTTCATAAATCTCCTCTTAGAGCCGATTTGGTTGATGGAGCCGATTTTATGTGTATCCGCGAATTAACAGGAGGAATGTATTTTGGTCGTCCTCAAGGAAGAAGCGAAGATGGAAATACCGCTTACGACACGTGTGTTTACACTCGCGAAGAAGTGGAACGTATTCTTCATTTAGCATATAAATTTGCAGGGCAGAGGAGAAAAAAGGTAACTATCGTGGATAAAGCCAATGTGATTGCAACATCGCGTCTGTGGCGTCAGATAGGACAGGAAATCGCCCCTTTATATCCCGAAATTGAAACCGAATTTATGTTTGTGGATAATGCCGCTATGCGTATTATTCAGTGGCCTAAAAGTTTCGATGTGTTGGTAACCGAAAATCTTTTTGGCGACATCCTTACCGATGAAGCTTCGGTAATTACAGGTTCACTCGGAATGCTGCCTTCGGCATCCATTGGTTTACATACATCGGTTTTCGAGCCTATTCACGGTTCATATCCTCAAGCGGCAGGAAAAAATATTGCCAATCCGCTTGCAACCGTTCTTTCTGCNGCGTTGATGTTTGAATATGCATTTGGAATGCACGAAGAAGGAAAAATCATCCGCAATGCCGTAACAGCCAGTATGGAAGCGGGAATTGTTACCGAAGACATTGCAGACGGCGCCAAAGCTTATTCTACAAGTGATGTTGGCGAATGGATTGTAAAATGGATAAAAGAGAAGTAG
- a CDS encoding HMGL-like protein (fragment) has protein sequence MVERYPTLHFDFHAHNDYDLAVANVFEAIKAGVXGVHTTVNGLGERAGNAPLTSILALIHDHLKLKTNIREKNVFYVSKVVESYSGVRIPNNKPLIGDNVFTQVAGIHADGDNKKNLYYNDLLPERFGRTREYALGKTSGKANILKNLEALGIELDDESMKKITAHIIELGDKKQMVSQDELPYIISDILKNGEDNQDIKILNYSLTLTKELRPMATVKXSIKGEEYQQTAAGDGQFNAFSKAMYKIYKKLDKPTPELLDYVVVIPPGGQTDALVQTIITWKFDGKTFKTRGLDPDQTVAAIKATMKMLNMIESGNIPTIKYMELP, from the coding sequence ATGGTGGAACGTTACCCAACACTACATTTTGATTTTCACGCACACAACGATTATGATTTGGCTGTGGCAAACGTATTTGAAGCAATAAAAGCAGGAGTAAANGGCGTTCACACAACAGTAAACGGNTTGGGTGAACGAGCCGGAAATGCACCGCTTACAAGTATTTTGGCGTTAATTCATGATCATCTTAAACTCAAAACAAATATCCGGGAAAAAAATGTTTTTTATGTAAGTAAAGTGGTCGAAAGTTATTCCGGAGTACGCATTCCAAACAATAAACCGTTAATTGGCGACAATGTATTTACTCAAGTTGCGGGAATTCATGCGGACGGAGACAATAAAAAAAATCTGTATTACAACGATTTGCTTCCCGAACGATTTGGACGTACCCGCGAATACGCATTGGGAAAAACATCAGGAAAAGCCAATATACTAAAAAATCTGGAAGCTCTTGGTATTGAGTTAGACGATGAGTCGATGAAAAAAATTACCGCACATATTATTGAATTGGGCGATAAAAAACAAATGGTTTCACAAGATGAACTTCCATATATAATCTCGGATATTCTAAAAAACGGAGAAGATAATCAAGATATTAAAATTCTTAATTATTCCTTAACACTTACCAAAGAACTTCGTCCAATGGCGACTGTAAAAATNTCCATTAAAGGCGAAGAATATCAGCAAACTGCCGCCGGCGACGGACAATTTAATGCATTTTCNAAAGCAATGTATAAAATTTACAAGAAACTGGACAAACCTACGCCNGAATTATTGGATTATGTNGTNGTTATTCCGCCAGGAGGACAAACCGATGCNCTCGTACAAACCATTATTACTTGGAAATTTGACGGCAAAACATTCAAAACACGCGGACTTGACCCCGATCAAACAGTTGCCGCTATTAAAGCCACAATGAAAATGCTGAATATGATTGAAAGCGGAAATATTCCTACCATTAAATATATGGAATTGCCGTAA
- a CDS encoding hypothetical protein (Evidence 5 : Unknown function): protein MIMNYILNLNIAQVIALILIIIGFVISGLTSFAIINSFSSKKWMTTNGKIINSEIYKQSFTGESDVTYRPNIAFEYLVNGEKFISDRVYYGVKIMSSGNWINSRKLIEKYAVDKEVKVYYNPNKPKVSVLEPGLHFDLGGIFVFSICFVALGLIIYLNSDFXLKLLDQSK from the coding sequence ATGATTATGAATTATATTCTTAATCTTAATATCGCTCAAGTAATAGCTTTGATTTTAATAATCATTGGGTTTGTAATTTCGGGCTTGACATCATTTGCGATTATTAATTCTTTTTCATCTAAAAAATGGATGACTACAAATGGAAAGATTATCAATTCAGAAATCTACAAGCAAAGTTTTACTGGGGAATCTGATGTCACTTATAGACCAAATATAGCTTTTGAATATTTGGTTAATGGAGAGAAATTCATTTCTGATAGAGTGTATTACGGTGTAAAAATAATGTCTAGTGGCAACTGGATAAATAGTAGGAAATTAATAGAAAAATACGCTGTTGATAAGGAGGTTAAAGTCTATTATAATCCAAATAAACCTAAGGTTTCAGTGCTTGAACCCGGATTACATTTTGATTTGGGTGGGATTTTTGTATTTTCGATTTGCTTTGTTGCACTTGGACTAATAATTTATTTAAATAGCGATTTTNTATTGAAACTACTTGATCAATCGAAATGA
- a CDS encoding hypothetical protein (Evidence 5 : Unknown function), with protein sequence MSCKKFGQSHPMLCNLGLAEDGILTFRSKDADKPAASGLQSIVAHMICWGGSEQFSFIVHMNLDKSKAFAISSSTPINYMRCYVPAIFSFRLIK encoded by the coding sequence ATGAGTTGCAAGAAATTTGGTCAATCGCATCCGATGCTCTGCAATCTTGGTTTGGCTGAAGACGGGATTTTGACCTTTAGGTCAAAAGACGCAGACAAACCCGCTGCAAGCGGATTGCAGAGCATCGTTGCGCATATGATTTGTTGGGGAGGTTCGGAGCAATTCTCTTTTATAGTACACATGAACTTGGATAAAAGCAAAGCCTTTGCAATTAGCTCTTCAACCCCAATAAATTATATGCGGTGTTATGTGCCGGCTATTTTTTCATTTCGATTGATCAAGTAG